A single window of uncultured Pseudodesulfovibrio sp. DNA harbors:
- a CDS encoding FAD-binding and (Fe-S)-binding domain-containing protein, translated as MLPMPYDEVFKEILKRIPKDRVYTDSLRTMAYGTDASFYRLIPKIVVDTKNEEEVVHVLKATRRHKVAVTFRAAGTSLSGQAISDSVLVRLGEGWRDYEILDKAKKIALEPGIIGSHANQILAPHGKKIGPDPASIDTCKIGGIVANNASGMCCGVAENSYKTLDSMRIVLADGTILDTGDEVSKKAFTKSHGQILKDISRLRKKVLADKKLAARIKRKFKIKNTTGYSLNAIVDFEDPFEILQHLLVGSEGTLAFISKVVYRTVVEHPHKASALMRFPDIRSACEAATICRTQKVSAAELMDRAALASVQDKPGMPEGLTELGPKASALLVEVRGRTEKILQDKISKVLDAISELPKITPHEFTSVPAEFNSLWNVRRGLFPAVGAVRDAGTTVIIEDVAFPIKDLAQATLDLQKLFKKHGYDKAIIFGHALEGNLHFVFTQDFNVQSEIDRYAAFMDDVTHMVADGYKGSLKAEHGTGRNMAHFVELEWGREAYELMEEIKQIFDPEGLLNPGVILNEDPEAHLKNLKPLPVANDIIDKCIECGFCEPICPSRELTLTPRQRIVAYREMSRGALEGDSPEAMAAFKKSFDYDGEATCAADGLCATRCPVAINTGKFIKVYRSWARGTWEKKMASVIANSFSFTTKVISADLAVAGATHDVLGDKAMTSVAKGLHKYSGKRIPQWNTSMPRPVTKPTITDTPPSVDKVVYFPSCVARHMGPEKKDPDKSALRDHTLSVLAKAGFEVIHPKNMNALCCGQPWESKGFIEQADNKLAELELALRDASKNGKYPILCDTSPCLYRMQEHIKGLKLFEPVEFTLTHLMDRLDLTPVSKRVALHVTCSTRKMGLAEKMEDLTKLCAREVVVPEGVFCCGFAGDRGFNYPELNEAALKELPNQLDGCTIGYSTSRTCEIGLSEKGGIPYKNFMFLLDEASWPKSTK; from the coding sequence ATGCTTCCGATGCCATATGATGAAGTTTTCAAAGAAATTCTCAAACGTATTCCAAAAGATCGAGTTTATACCGATTCGCTGCGCACCATGGCCTATGGAACGGACGCGAGTTTTTATCGGTTGATCCCAAAGATTGTCGTCGATACCAAAAACGAAGAAGAAGTGGTGCATGTCCTCAAGGCAACCAGACGACACAAGGTTGCCGTGACGTTCCGTGCAGCCGGAACATCACTGTCAGGACAGGCTATAAGTGATTCCGTTCTCGTCCGATTGGGTGAAGGGTGGCGCGACTATGAAATTCTCGACAAGGCCAAAAAGATCGCACTGGAACCGGGAATCATCGGCAGTCACGCCAACCAGATTCTTGCGCCACACGGCAAGAAAATCGGCCCGGATCCAGCCAGTATCGACACATGTAAAATCGGTGGAATTGTAGCCAATAACGCTTCCGGCATGTGTTGTGGCGTTGCCGAGAACTCATACAAGACGCTGGACTCAATGCGTATAGTGCTGGCCGACGGCACCATTCTCGACACAGGGGACGAGGTCAGCAAAAAAGCTTTCACCAAAAGTCACGGCCAAATTCTCAAAGATATTTCCCGGTTGCGCAAGAAAGTGTTGGCCGACAAGAAACTGGCCGCCCGTATCAAGCGCAAATTCAAGATCAAAAACACCACGGGATACAGCCTAAACGCCATAGTGGATTTCGAAGACCCATTCGAAATCCTCCAGCATCTACTGGTCGGATCAGAAGGTACACTCGCCTTCATTTCCAAAGTCGTCTACCGGACAGTTGTAGAACACCCGCACAAGGCATCCGCGCTCATGCGGTTCCCGGACATCCGCTCTGCCTGTGAAGCAGCCACCATCTGCCGCACGCAAAAAGTCTCTGCTGCTGAACTCATGGACCGGGCTGCTCTGGCCTCAGTACAAGACAAGCCCGGCATGCCCGAAGGTTTGACTGAACTCGGCCCGAAAGCCAGTGCATTGCTGGTGGAAGTGCGTGGTCGCACCGAAAAAATCCTTCAGGACAAGATCTCAAAAGTGCTTGACGCGATCAGCGAGCTACCCAAGATCACCCCTCATGAATTCACTTCAGTTCCAGCGGAATTCAATTCTCTGTGGAATGTCAGGCGTGGTCTATTCCCTGCTGTGGGCGCAGTCCGCGATGCCGGGACCACGGTCATTATCGAAGACGTAGCCTTCCCCATCAAAGACCTTGCTCAAGCCACATTGGACCTGCAAAAACTTTTCAAAAAACACGGCTATGACAAGGCGATCATCTTCGGCCATGCGCTGGAAGGGAATCTACATTTCGTGTTCACACAGGACTTTAACGTCCAGTCAGAAATCGACAGATATGCAGCCTTCATGGATGACGTCACACACATGGTTGCCGATGGATACAAAGGTTCTCTCAAGGCCGAACACGGGACCGGCAGAAACATGGCGCATTTCGTTGAACTGGAATGGGGCCGCGAAGCATACGAACTCATGGAAGAAATCAAACAGATTTTCGACCCTGAGGGGCTACTCAACCCCGGCGTCATCCTCAACGAAGATCCCGAGGCTCATCTCAAAAACCTCAAGCCTCTGCCCGTGGCCAACGACATCATCGACAAATGTATCGAGTGTGGTTTCTGTGAACCCATCTGTCCTTCACGCGAACTGACGCTGACGCCACGTCAACGCATTGTGGCCTATCGAGAAATGTCACGCGGTGCACTGGAAGGGGATTCTCCCGAAGCCATGGCCGCCTTCAAAAAAAGTTTCGACTATGACGGCGAAGCCACCTGTGCCGCAGACGGCCTCTGTGCCACAAGGTGTCCCGTTGCCATCAATACAGGCAAATTCATCAAAGTCTATCGTTCATGGGCGCGTGGTACCTGGGAAAAGAAAATGGCTTCAGTAATCGCGAACTCATTTTCCTTCACCACAAAAGTCATCAGTGCCGACCTCGCCGTGGCCGGAGCAACCCACGATGTCCTTGGAGACAAGGCAATGACATCCGTCGCCAAAGGACTGCACAAATATTCCGGCAAGCGTATCCCGCAATGGAACACCTCCATGCCTCGTCCCGTCACCAAGCCGACCATAACCGATACACCACCCAGCGTGGACAAGGTCGTTTATTTCCCCAGTTGTGTGGCCCGTCATATGGGGCCGGAAAAGAAAGACCCCGACAAGTCCGCATTGCGCGATCATACCTTGAGTGTGCTCGCCAAGGCCGGCTTCGAAGTTATTCACCCAAAGAACATGAACGCACTTTGCTGCGGTCAGCCATGGGAATCCAAAGGGTTCATTGAGCAGGCCGACAACAAGCTGGCAGAATTGGAGCTGGCCCTTCGAGACGCTTCAAAAAACGGCAAGTATCCTATTCTCTGCGACACCAGCCCGTGTCTCTACCGCATGCAGGAACACATCAAAGGATTGAAACTCTTTGAGCCGGTAGAGTTCACACTCACCCATCTCATGGACCGGCTTGATCTGACCCCCGTGAGCAAACGCGTGGCCCTGCACGTTACCTGCTCCACTCGCAAAATGGGATTGGCTGAAAAAATGGAAGATTTGACCAAACTCTGCGCCCGCGAAGTCGTGGTTCCCGAAGGAGTGTTCTGTTGTGGTTTTGCTGGTGACAGAGGATTCAACTATCCCGAATTGAACGAAGCCGCGCTCAAAGAGCTTCCCAATCAATTGGACGGCTGCACCATAGGCTATTCAACTTCACGCACCTGTGAAATCGGCTTGTCCGAAAAAGGCGGCATTCCATACAAGAACTTTATGTTCCTGCTCGATGAGGCAAGTTGGCCTAAATCGACTAAATAA
- a CDS encoding 3'-5' exonuclease → MPTHIVEDVRFVAIDFETADPKRDSACAVGIVVVDKGEIVERDYRLIRPPRKKFNPFCVRVHGLHWEDVCDEPSFGDLWPELEPLFENADFIVAHNAPFDKSVLHTCCKESGWAAPAQPFLCTVQLSRTTWELSSNKLPSVCDYLGITLNHHNAASDAEACALIAVNGLRANPQFMDKVL, encoded by the coding sequence ATGCCTACGCACATTGTTGAAGACGTCCGATTTGTTGCCATAGATTTCGAAACCGCCGATCCCAAACGAGACTCTGCCTGCGCCGTGGGTATTGTCGTGGTGGACAAAGGCGAAATCGTCGAGCGGGATTACCGACTCATCCGTCCGCCAAGAAAGAAGTTCAACCCATTTTGCGTCAGGGTGCACGGGTTGCATTGGGAAGACGTGTGCGATGAGCCGAGTTTTGGTGACCTGTGGCCGGAATTGGAGCCGTTATTCGAAAATGCGGATTTCATCGTGGCGCATAATGCCCCGTTTGATAAGTCGGTCCTGCATACCTGTTGCAAGGAATCGGGCTGGGCTGCACCGGCACAACCATTTCTTTGTACCGTACAATTATCACGGACAACGTGGGAGCTGTCGTCGAACAAGTTGCCCAGCGTCTGCGATTATCTTGGTATTACACTCAATCACCACAACGCGGCTTCCGACGCTGAGGCCTGTGCCCTCATCGCGGTCAACGGGTTGCGTGCAAATCCGCAGTTCATGGATAAAGTTCTCTGA
- the purN gene encoding phosphoribosylglycinamide formyltransferase, whose product MPLPIAVLVSGSGSNLQSIIDRIEAGVLDVDIKLVISNKSDAYGLERAKKHGIPTRVLLHTDYDSREAFDADMVEAISKSGVGESGVVVMAGFMRIVTHVFLGAFENRVINIHPALLPSFPGVHGQGDAAEYGVKISGCTVHFVDEQMDHGPVIIQAAVPCLPGEGGDALGSRILKMEHRVFPQALQWLAEGRLEIDERFVRLKSADKAVAQQPLADIEPETHALIWPPLEEGF is encoded by the coding sequence ATGCCATTGCCCATAGCCGTTCTCGTGTCAGGGAGCGGGTCCAATTTGCAATCCATCATAGATCGCATCGAAGCTGGCGTGCTGGATGTCGATATCAAGCTCGTCATATCAAACAAATCAGATGCCTATGGCCTTGAGCGTGCCAAGAAGCACGGCATTCCCACCAGAGTATTGTTGCACACCGATTACGATTCCCGTGAAGCGTTCGATGCCGATATGGTCGAGGCCATCAGTAAGAGCGGAGTCGGTGAAAGCGGCGTGGTGGTCATGGCCGGATTCATGCGTATAGTGACTCACGTTTTTCTCGGCGCGTTCGAGAATCGGGTTATCAACATCCATCCCGCATTGTTACCGTCTTTTCCCGGTGTACACGGGCAGGGTGATGCCGCTGAGTACGGTGTGAAAATTTCCGGCTGTACCGTCCATTTCGTGGATGAGCAGATGGACCACGGCCCGGTCATTATTCAGGCCGCTGTCCCTTGTCTGCCCGGCGAAGGTGGCGATGCTCTCGGTTCCCGTATTTTGAAGATGGAACATCGTGTGTTCCCTCAGGCCTTGCAGTGGCTGGCCGAAGGTCGGCTCGAAATCGACGAACGGTTTGTGCGGTTGAAATCCGCAGACAAGGCCGTGGCCCAACAACCTTTGGCGGATATTGAACCTGAGACGCACGCCTTGATCTGGCCGCCTTTGGAAGAGGGGTTTTAA
- a CDS encoding ABC transporter substrate-binding protein, with protein MRKNIWLFTILFWLATGGTPAQADNLIFLTEENPPFNHTKSGVISGVATDVLLRMTELTHTPLKREEIQVVPWARGYQKLQDSSNIILYSMARTHDREKLFQWIGPIMKVKGVLIARKSAKIKINNIIADTHIHTIGTLRESASEHVLISKGVPGYTMQRLHDLKLNVRKLMTGRVDMVAMTETAFRYHAKQLGYDPDLFEVVFTLMEGDFYYAASKDIDPAIVNSLQKALDQLKASGEIDSTLSRYQ; from the coding sequence ATGAGAAAAAACATCTGGTTATTTACCATCCTCTTCTGGCTTGCTACTGGCGGTACCCCGGCACAGGCTGACAATCTGATATTCCTGACAGAAGAAAACCCTCCTTTCAATCACACAAAATCCGGAGTCATATCAGGTGTGGCAACAGATGTGTTGCTACGAATGACAGAGTTAACGCACACACCTCTTAAACGTGAAGAAATTCAGGTAGTTCCATGGGCAAGAGGATACCAAAAACTTCAAGATTCTTCGAATATCATTCTTTACAGCATGGCAAGGACACATGACCGCGAAAAGCTTTTTCAGTGGATCGGCCCCATCATGAAGGTCAAAGGCGTCCTCATTGCCCGCAAAAGTGCAAAAATCAAAATCAACAACATTATTGCCGATACACACATCCACACCATCGGAACTTTGCGCGAAAGTGCTTCGGAGCATGTCTTGATTTCAAAAGGAGTACCCGGCTATACGATGCAACGCCTGCATGATCTTAAATTGAATGTTCGAAAACTCATGACTGGCCGTGTGGACATGGTCGCTATGACCGAAACCGCTTTCCGATATCATGCCAAACAATTGGGATACGACCCGGATCTTTTTGAAGTCGTGTTTACCCTCATGGAAGGCGATTTCTATTATGCAGCAAGCAAAGACATTGATCCGGCCATTGTAAACAGCCTTCAAAAGGCATTGGACCAACTTAAAGCGTCCGGTGAAATAGACTCCACCCTTTCTCGTTACCAATAA
- the cobA gene encoding uroporphyrinogen-III C-methyltransferase, which translates to MANVFLVGAGPGDPGMLTLRAKEIIETCDIMIYDYLANADFLKWCKPECEILYVGKKGGDHTLPQDKINDLIVEKARSGKVICRLKGGDPYVFGRGGEEGEELVEAGIDFEVVPGITAGVAAAAYAGIPVTHRDHTTSVCFITGHEDPTKSESGNNWAVYGQSTSTLVFYMGVGNLPMIAKNLMDNGRAVDTPVALVRWGTRCNQTSFVSTLENVAEEAKKRDWKAPSIIIVGGVCSLHDKLAWFEKKPMLGQGVVVTRAREQASGLVDILRGHGACVHEFPTISVEHIDDYADVETAILQLARYQWVIFTSVNGVKFFWEQLKAIGLDSRIFCGMQIAAIGPATADELRARGIEPDFVPEKYVAEHVVKGLLDLDIQGADVLIPRARVAREVLPEELKKAGCNVTVLPVYETKLVQASGDEIEASLENGEIQYVTFTSSSTVENFFELVSPDTFKKYPDVKIASIGPITSDTVKRFGFTPDIEPEDYIIPGLVAELVKETE; encoded by the coding sequence ATGGCAAACGTATTTTTAGTTGGAGCGGGTCCGGGTGATCCGGGCATGCTTACCTTGCGTGCGAAAGAGATTATCGAGACTTGTGACATCATGATCTACGATTATTTGGCCAACGCCGACTTTTTGAAGTGGTGCAAGCCGGAGTGCGAGATTTTGTATGTGGGCAAAAAAGGTGGAGACCATACTTTGCCTCAGGACAAGATCAACGATCTGATTGTTGAGAAAGCACGGTCCGGCAAGGTTATTTGTCGACTTAAAGGCGGCGATCCATATGTGTTTGGTCGTGGCGGCGAAGAAGGCGAAGAACTGGTTGAGGCCGGTATCGACTTCGAAGTTGTCCCCGGTATCACGGCCGGAGTGGCTGCCGCTGCTTACGCCGGTATTCCGGTTACACACCGCGATCATACCACCTCCGTTTGTTTCATTACCGGTCACGAAGACCCGACCAAAAGCGAATCCGGTAACAACTGGGCCGTGTATGGTCAGTCTACTTCTACACTGGTTTTTTATATGGGTGTGGGCAACCTGCCCATGATCGCCAAGAATCTTATGGACAACGGTCGTGCTGTTGACACTCCGGTGGCATTGGTCCGTTGGGGCACCCGTTGTAACCAGACGTCGTTTGTTTCCACTTTGGAAAATGTGGCCGAAGAAGCCAAAAAACGTGACTGGAAGGCCCCGTCCATTATTATTGTCGGCGGTGTCTGCTCCCTGCATGACAAACTGGCTTGGTTTGAAAAGAAACCCATGCTCGGTCAGGGGGTTGTCGTGACCCGTGCTCGTGAACAAGCTTCCGGTCTGGTGGATATTCTGCGCGGCCATGGCGCATGTGTTCACGAGTTCCCGACCATTTCTGTGGAACACATTGATGACTATGCCGATGTCGAGACCGCCATTTTACAGCTTGCCCGATACCAATGGGTGATTTTTACCTCGGTTAACGGCGTGAAGTTCTTCTGGGAACAACTCAAGGCAATCGGTCTGGATTCCCGTATCTTCTGTGGTATGCAGATTGCGGCCATTGGTCCTGCGACGGCGGACGAACTTCGTGCTCGCGGCATTGAGCCTGATTTTGTGCCTGAGAAGTACGTGGCCGAACACGTGGTCAAGGGATTGCTTGATCTCGACATTCAGGGAGCAGATGTACTTATCCCCCGCGCAAGGGTCGCCCGTGAAGTCTTGCCTGAGGAGTTGAAGAAAGCCGGATGCAATGTCACGGTCCTGCCAGTCTACGAGACTAAATTGGTTCAGGCTTCCGGTGATGAAATTGAGGCTTCTTTGGAAAATGGCGAAATTCAGTATGTGACTTTCACCTCGTCCAGCACTGTGGAGAATTTTTTCGAGCTGGTTTCTCCTGATACCTTCAAGAAGTACCCGGACGTGAAGATTGCCTCTATTGGACCGATTACTTCCGACACCGTGAAGCGGTTTGGTTTCACTCCTGACATTGAGCCGGAAGATTATATTATTCCCGGTTTGGTGGCGGAATTGGTGAAGGAAACTGAGTAG
- a CDS encoding valine--tRNA ligase: protein MARKELAKAYEPWDVEEKWENHWEENKTFTPDPEAEGDPYSIVIPPPNVTGVLHMGHALNLTIMDILCRFNRQQGKNVLWVPGMDHAGIATQNVVERQLKEEGLTRHDLGREKFIERVWDWKQEKGDHILSQIRRMGASVDWSRECFTFDDQRAKAVRKVFVELYEQGLIYKGDYIINWCNRCHTALADDEVEHEPKPGKLHHVEYKLGDGSGTLIIATTRPETMLGDTAIAVNPEDDRFNHLIGKTAILPIIGRELPIIGDKYVDIEFGTGCLKVTPAHDMNDWELGRKHNLEIISVLNEDGIVNENAPERYQGLDTVAARKLILEELENLGQLKSIEDHDHKVGVCYRCKSVIEPHVSTQWFVSMKPLAEKARAAVPSKTQIFPEHWTKTYYNWLDEIRDWCISRQIWWGHRIPAWTCEECGELTVAIDDPTTCCKCGSANIVRDEDVLDTWFSSALWPFSTMGWPDETKELAKYYPTSCLVTGFDILFFWVARMMMMGLQFMDEIPFHHVYIHALVRDEKGKKMSKSTGNVIDPLDMIGKYGADALRFTLTSFAAMGRDIKLSEQRIEGYKHFMNKIWNATRFAMMNLPDEIPAVELSEADGLANQWILHRLEEVKKSITKATEEYKFNEIAQILYKFIWSEFCDWYLEMVKPALYGEDEKAKAVTQKVLWTVLSEIMVLLHPVTPFITQEIWSVLPRPAGDDRSEDIATLPFPDTRDECLNDAVVKEMELFMGVVSGTRNIRTELLIEPAKKLDLLIKTVSDEDKAVLEANVNLIQSLARFDTVTIGPDVKAPKASGAAVVQGNELSVPLEGVVDFESELARLDKNMVKLEKTMKGVSGKLSNPGFVNNAPEAVVEGEKKKLAEMEEEKTKLSELKARLESVMG, encoded by the coding sequence ATGGCACGTAAAGAGTTGGCCAAAGCCTACGAACCGTGGGATGTCGAGGAAAAGTGGGAAAACCACTGGGAAGAAAACAAGACTTTTACGCCCGATCCCGAGGCTGAAGGCGATCCGTATTCCATCGTCATTCCCCCGCCGAATGTTACCGGCGTGCTGCACATGGGGCACGCACTCAACCTGACCATTATGGATATCCTCTGTCGGTTCAATCGTCAGCAGGGCAAAAACGTGTTGTGGGTCCCGGGCATGGATCATGCCGGTATTGCCACGCAGAACGTGGTTGAACGTCAGCTCAAGGAAGAAGGCCTCACCCGTCACGATCTCGGTCGCGAAAAGTTTATTGAGCGCGTCTGGGATTGGAAACAGGAAAAGGGCGATCATATCCTGAGCCAGATTCGCCGCATGGGCGCGTCCGTTGACTGGAGTCGCGAGTGCTTCACCTTTGACGATCAGCGCGCCAAGGCTGTTCGCAAAGTCTTTGTCGAGCTGTACGAACAAGGATTGATTTACAAGGGTGATTACATCATCAACTGGTGTAACCGTTGTCATACCGCCTTGGCCGATGATGAAGTTGAACATGAGCCGAAACCCGGTAAGCTCCATCACGTCGAGTATAAGCTGGGCGACGGTTCCGGCACATTGATCATCGCCACCACCCGTCCCGAGACCATGTTGGGTGATACGGCTATCGCGGTGAATCCCGAGGATGATCGTTTCAACCATCTGATCGGCAAGACCGCCATCCTGCCAATTATTGGTCGTGAGTTGCCGATTATCGGTGACAAGTATGTCGACATCGAGTTCGGAACAGGTTGCCTCAAGGTGACTCCGGCTCATGACATGAATGACTGGGAATTGGGTCGCAAGCATAACCTCGAAATTATTTCCGTGTTGAACGAGGACGGCATCGTTAACGAGAACGCCCCTGAGAGGTATCAGGGTCTCGACACCGTGGCCGCTCGCAAGCTTATTCTCGAAGAACTCGAAAATCTTGGACAGCTGAAGTCCATTGAGGATCACGACCACAAGGTCGGCGTCTGCTACCGTTGCAAATCCGTGATCGAGCCGCATGTTTCCACACAGTGGTTTGTGTCCATGAAGCCGTTGGCTGAAAAAGCCCGCGCAGCCGTGCCGTCCAAGACACAGATTTTTCCGGAACATTGGACCAAGACATATTACAACTGGTTGGACGAGATTCGTGACTGGTGTATTTCCCGTCAGATCTGGTGGGGACATCGCATCCCGGCCTGGACTTGCGAGGAGTGCGGCGAATTGACCGTGGCCATCGACGATCCGACTACCTGCTGCAAGTGCGGTTCTGCGAATATTGTTCGCGATGAAGACGTGCTCGATACGTGGTTTTCATCCGCTCTCTGGCCATTTTCGACCATGGGGTGGCCCGATGAGACTAAGGAGTTGGCGAAGTATTATCCGACTTCCTGTCTGGTTACCGGCTTTGACATCCTGTTCTTTTGGGTTGCACGCATGATGATGATGGGCCTCCAGTTCATGGATGAAATCCCGTTCCATCATGTTTATATTCACGCCCTTGTTCGTGACGAAAAGGGTAAAAAGATGTCCAAGTCCACGGGCAATGTTATTGATCCGTTGGACATGATCGGAAAATATGGTGCAGATGCCCTGCGTTTCACCCTGACGAGCTTTGCTGCCATGGGCCGCGATATCAAGCTTTCGGAGCAGCGCATTGAAGGTTACAAGCATTTCATGAACAAGATTTGGAATGCTACCCGTTTCGCCATGATGAATCTGCCGGACGAAATCCCGGCTGTGGAATTGTCTGAAGCTGACGGCCTTGCAAACCAGTGGATTCTGCACCGTCTTGAAGAGGTCAAGAAATCCATTACCAAGGCCACCGAGGAATACAAGTTCAACGAGATTGCTCAGATTCTCTATAAGTTCATCTGGAGCGAGTTCTGCGACTGGTATCTGGAAATGGTCAAGCCTGCGCTGTACGGCGAGGATGAAAAGGCCAAGGCTGTCACACAGAAAGTGTTGTGGACCGTTTTGTCCGAGATTATGGTTCTGCTTCATCCTGTGACACCGTTTATTACACAGGAAATTTGGTCCGTACTGCCCCGTCCGGCTGGCGATGATCGCTCCGAGGATATCGCAACACTGCCGTTCCCGGACACTCGTGATGAGTGCCTGAATGATGCAGTCGTCAAGGAAATGGAACTCTTCATGGGTGTGGTCTCCGGTACCCGTAATATTCGTACCGAACTTTTGATCGAGCCGGCCAAGAAGCTCGACTTGCTCATCAAGACCGTGTCCGATGAGGACAAGGCCGTGCTTGAGGCGAACGTCAACCTGATTCAGTCACTTGCTCGTTTTGATACTGTGACCATTGGCCCGGACGTGAAAGCGCCCAAGGCTTCCGGTGCAGCCGTGGTACAGGGCAATGAATTGTCTGTCCCGTTGGAAGGCGTGGTGGATTTCGAATCTGAATTGGCCCGTCTGGACAAGAACATGGTCAAGCTCGAAAAGACTATGAAGGGCGTGTCCGGCAAGCTTTCCAATCCCGGCTTCGTGAACAACGCTCCCGAGGCGGTTGTCGAAGGTGAGAAAAAGAAGTTGGCTGAGATGGAAGAAGAAAAGACCAAGCTGTCCGAACTCAAAGCACGCCTCGAAAGCGTGATGGGATAA
- a CDS encoding BPL-N domain-containing protein → MSSIHIYWDESHFWGLLVTRALSAWGIPHRLVRGHEIADGALSGKLGDTPKVLIVPGGRAKGKADRLTARGMDAICDFVHNGGTYIGFCGGTGLALNGPYGLSLSPWTRRGYKNRLHHFLSGHVETTLASENPLVPDGMDTALLPVWWPGRFSPMDDSVTVLARYGKPGPDFWVADINLSTLPKGTMTDWENLYGIHLRPDFMEGLPCVTANDFGQGKVILSYAHLETPASPHANRWLQHLLGETLNEHFDNGPVSAWDVAARPEEWDDKILQNARKAMEQIITTGTEHFLLFWRNPWLLGWRRGIPGAGINSLYSLICESLATKPNDETLIFWAKNRNRFKVLMDLLINGLTGYLLAERLSMTVFHSDPLAISKEGLREQRRALFGIPPEPGGIHADLVALLEELYWHLSQQDES, encoded by the coding sequence ATGTCAAGTATACATATATATTGGGACGAGTCTCATTTTTGGGGATTATTAGTCACACGGGCGCTGTCCGCGTGGGGTATCCCGCATCGTCTCGTGCGCGGCCATGAAATAGCTGATGGAGCGCTCTCTGGCAAGCTTGGCGACACGCCCAAGGTTCTTATCGTTCCCGGAGGACGTGCCAAAGGTAAAGCAGATCGTCTGACCGCTCGCGGCATGGATGCCATTTGTGATTTCGTCCACAACGGCGGCACCTATATCGGATTCTGTGGCGGCACCGGGCTCGCCCTCAATGGGCCCTACGGCCTGAGCCTGTCTCCATGGACACGTAGAGGGTATAAAAACCGTCTTCATCACTTCCTGTCCGGCCATGTAGAGACAACGCTCGCTAGCGAAAATCCATTGGTTCCTGACGGCATGGACACAGCCCTGCTCCCAGTCTGGTGGCCCGGTAGATTCTCCCCGATGGATGACTCTGTAACCGTACTGGCCCGATACGGCAAACCCGGCCCGGATTTCTGGGTAGCTGATATTAATCTCTCCACCCTGCCCAAAGGGACCATGACCGACTGGGAAAACCTGTACGGCATCCATTTGCGCCCGGACTTCATGGAAGGGCTGCCTTGCGTCACGGCCAACGACTTCGGTCAAGGCAAAGTCATTTTAAGTTATGCCCATCTGGAGACACCCGCTTCACCACATGCCAACCGCTGGCTCCAACATCTTCTGGGCGAAACCCTGAACGAACATTTCGACAACGGTCCGGTTTCGGCGTGGGACGTAGCAGCACGCCCGGAGGAATGGGACGATAAGATATTGCAAAATGCCCGAAAGGCCATGGAACAAATCATCACCACCGGGACAGAGCATTTCCTCCTATTCTGGCGCAACCCATGGCTACTTGGGTGGCGGCGCGGTATTCCCGGCGCGGGCATCAACTCTCTCTATTCACTTATCTGTGAATCTCTGGCCACCAAACCGAACGACGAAACTCTCATTTTCTGGGCCAAAAACCGCAATCGTTTTAAAGTACTCATGGACCTGCTCATCAACGGCCTGACCGGATATCTCCTGGCCGAACGACTCTCCATGACTGTCTTCCACTCCGACCCGTTGGCAATTTCCAAAGAGGGCCTTCGCGAACAACGTCGCGCCCTGTTTGGTATCCCCCCGGAACCGGGCGGCATTCATGCTGACCTCGTGGCCCTTCTTGAAGAACTTTACTGGCACCTCTCCCAGCAAGACGAATCATAA